Genomic window (Verrucomicrobiia bacterium):
AAAGAGGCCGATTCCTTGCACCGCGCTCATGTGACCGCCGCCCTGGACCTTGCGTGACCATTTCTTCAGGGCCTTGCTGTCCACCTCTTCCGCCTCTGCCTGCTTCTTCTGGATGTTCACCACGAGCTGATCGGCCACTTGATCCGGATTGGCCAGCAGGTCAATGGCTGGCTCCATGACGGAGGGCAGCGTGCTGCCATCATCCGGCAGCGCTGCCAGACGGTCACTGATCGTCGGATGTGTGGAATAAGGACTGCGCACCTCCACATGATGTCGCTTGGACAAGAAATCTGCCTTGGCCAGCTCCGCCCTTAACCACCGGCTGTAACCGCCCTCCAATTGCAACCGTGCCACGCGTTCCTTCCACGGCAGCCGAGAAGTGATCTCTTCCAACTGATCGAGCTTCATCAACGAAGAACGGATCTTCGCGGCGCCGCACAGTTCAGCCGCGCCGTGATCCGCCTCAAACTCGTCCTGCCGTGAATAGGCGCTGATCTGCTTCGCTGCCAGCCGGGTCAGCCAGTCGCTGACTGTGTGATACAGTTCAGCCACAAAGAATTTCTTGTTCTCGCGGCGAAACGGTTCGGCCTGGGCATCCAGCATGTTAGTCAGCCGGATCAACCTGCTTAGTCCCGCTGTAAGCCAGCCTTTGAGGCCGCGTTGGATCAGTTTCGCATGTGTCATCTCATGCGCCAGCACGCCTTCCATCTCCGCCTTGCTCAAGCCCGCCAGCAAGTCATACCCCACGCCCAAGATCGTTTCACCCTTGCCCTGCCGCAGACCTTTCAGGCGCACCCAGGCGGTCAGCCCCATCTCCAATTGCACCACTTGGGGCGGAGCTATATCCAGCTTGTTGGACAGGACTTGCACCGTGTCAAACAGCTCGGGCGCATCCTCCTCCGTCAACGGCAAACGAAATTCTATCGCATTATCCCGGAGCCAGAAGCTGTACCAAAAGACCTGCAACAATTCCGTCTGCCGGGTCAACATGGGCATCACCAAACCGACCGCACCAAACCTCAGGGCTACGAGGAATACGCACAACAGCATCAGCAACAAAACCAGCAGGAACGTGATGGCCACCAATGTCAGTGTGTAAAAAAGGAAAATGGTGGCTGCCGCCCCCAGCATGAGCAACGCCTTGGCTCCAGGGTTGAGCGGTTTCTCCGTGGTAGTTGGGACTTCCATAATGTCTCCGTCCTCCATTTGAACGGCTGCTTAAGTTGCAACTACCGCCGAAGACTTTCAATGCGAAAGGCACAAACCGTAAATGACCAATGACGAAATTACGAATGACCAAGGAAGGTCCAAGTGTTACCTATGTCTTGAACCACTTGGGTTACTTATCGCCTGACTGCGCTTTGGCCCGCCGGTGCAACCGGACTGAAAACTTCACACTGAAAACTTGAAACTCATTCCAAATATGTGCTTATTGGCGCACATATGCATTTCACCGTAAAGCGCAGCTTGGCTTTGGGCCTGCTCGCTATCTCTTTGCTGCCCTTGGGCGCTTCTGCCCAAGCCCTGAAGATCAATGGTTCCACCACGGTGAATCTTCCGGCGGCGGAAGCGGCGGAAATTCTCCGCGCGGAGAAGAAGCTCAACATCCAGGTGGATACGCAAGGCGGCAGCTCCGGCGGTATCTCCATGGTGGGCGATGGCCTGGTCCATATCGGCATGCTCTCCAAGCCGCTCAGCGATGATGACAAGAAGAAGTATCCCAAGGTGAACTTCAAACTCACCCACATCGGCGAAGACGCCGTGGCCATGATCGTCTCTCAAGATGTGTGGGAAGGCGGCGTGAAAGCCGTGACCAAGCAGCAACTGCGCGACATCTACGAGGGCAAGGTCAAGAACTGGAAAGATATCGGTGGCCCTGACCGTCGCATCGCGTTCTTCAACAAGGAACCAGGTCGCGGCACGTGGGAAGTCTTCACGCACTGGGTCTATGGCGATTCCAAGAAAGCCCCGCAGGTCAGCTTCCCAGAAGTCGGCGGCAATGAAGAGACCCGCAACAAGGTCGCTTCCACGAAGGGCGCCTTGTCCCAGCTCTCCTCCTCTTGGGCGGATGGCAAGAAAGTGTTCGCGCTCGGCATCAAGGGTGAGGATGGCAAGGTAGTGATACCCGATGCCGCCCATATCGCCAACCGTAGCTATCCCATGAGCCGCCCGCTCTACTTCCTCACCAATGGCGAACCGACGGGTGATGCCAAGACGTTCATCGAATTCGTCCTCAGCGCACGCGGCCAAGATCTGGTCCGCAAACACGGCTACCTTGCCTTGGCAGACTTGAAATAAGTAGTGACTGGAACTGCGCCAAAACGTCGTGAATGGGATTTCACCCGGCTGTGGAGCCTGGGCGCGAGTGCTTTTGCCTTGGGCTTCATGCTGCTCATGGTGACGCTCTTCATCTGGCAGAGCATCCCGGTATGGAAGCATGAGGGCATCAGCTATGTGACAGGCAAAAGCTGGTTCTTCCGTCAGCAAGAGTTCGGCATGCTACCGATGGTTTACGGCAGCGTGATGGTCGCGGCTGTGGCCCTCATCATCGCCGTGCCCTTAGGACTCGGCACCGCCATCTTCACCTCAGAGTTCTTGCCGTCACGCGTGCGCTTGGTGGTGAAGCTCATCGTGGAACTGCTCTCCGGCATCCCTTCCGTGGTGTACGGGCTGCTGGGCATTCTCTTCCTGCGGAACTGGGTTTACGACATGCTGGAGCGTTTCGAACCGTTGAATGGCGATACTCTCCTCACCGCGGGTCTCCTCCTCGCCGTGATGGTGCTGCCCACCATCATGACTCTCGCCGATGATGCCTTGCGCGGTGTCTCCGTGAATCAACGCCTCGCCGCGCGCGGCCTTGGCCTCACGCAAACGGAAACCATCTTCTCCATCGTCCTTCCGCAAGCCGCTCCCGGCCTCATGTCCGCCGTGTTGCTCGGTTTGGGCCGTGCCTTGGGTGAAACGATCGCCGTATTCCTCGTCGTGGGCCGTCAGGATAATCAATGGCCTGACCCGATCTACTCCATGCGCCTGCTCATCGAATCCGGCCAGACACTGACGAGCAAGTTGGGCAGCTCTGAAACGAACATCGCTTACGGCGATCCGCTGCATTGGGCCGCGATGGTGGGCTTAGGCTTGATTCTTTTGCTCATGACCGCCGCCATCACCTGGGTCGGAATCCGCCTTGGCAAAGGAAAGGATGGCCATGCGTAAACTCCGCCATCGCCTGTTTTGGCTGCTCACCGCGTTTTGCGCGTCGTTGGCCTGTGGCATATTGCTGTTGCTGGTCGGGGCGATCGCTTTCCGCGGCTGGCCGGCCATCAGTTGGAACTTCTTCACGGAACAGATTCGGTTGGTCGGTGCGTCCGGCGGCATCTTCTACAATCTTATCGGCACGCTCATCCTCATCACCACCGCGTTGGTTACCTGTCTGCCTATCGCCTTTGGCATCGGCTTGTTATGCGGCGTTTATCAACGCCAGCACAAATGGCGCAGCCACCTCATGATGCTGCTCTATCTCCTGAACGGTGTGCCTTCGATCCTGTTCGGCCTCTTCGGTTTGATCGTATTCGTGAAGTTCTTTGGCTGGGGC
Coding sequences:
- the pstC gene encoding phosphate ABC transporter permease subunit PstC; this encodes MTGTAPKRREWDFTRLWSLGASAFALGFMLLMVTLFIWQSIPVWKHEGISYVTGKSWFFRQQEFGMLPMVYGSVMVAAVALIIAVPLGLGTAIFTSEFLPSRVRLVVKLIVELLSGIPSVVYGLLGILFLRNWVYDMLERFEPLNGDTLLTAGLLLAVMVLPTIMTLADDALRGVSVNQRLAARGLGLTQTETIFSIVLPQAAPGLMSAVLLGLGRALGETIAVFLVVGRQDNQWPDPIYSMRLLIESGQTLTSKLGSSETNIAYGDPLHWAAMVGLGLILLLMTAAITWVGIRLGKGKDGHA
- a CDS encoding phosphate ABC transporter substrate-binding protein, encoding MHFTVKRSLALGLLAISLLPLGASAQALKINGSTTVNLPAAEAAEILRAEKKLNIQVDTQGGSSGGISMVGDGLVHIGMLSKPLSDDDKKKYPKVNFKLTHIGEDAVAMIVSQDVWEGGVKAVTKQQLRDIYEGKVKNWKDIGGPDRRIAFFNKEPGRGTWEVFTHWVYGDSKKAPQVSFPEVGGNEETRNKVASTKGALSQLSSSWADGKKVFALGIKGEDGKVVIPDAAHIANRSYPMSRPLYFLTNGEPTGDAKTFIEFVLSARGQDLVRKHGYLALADLK